The genomic DNA ATATGTTCGCTTTTTTCTTTTTCATGGCAGTCTTTATCCAAAAGATCTATAGAATTACGAAGCCCTGCAAGTAAAGGAATGCAAGATGTAGCTACTTCAAACTTCCTTGCATCATCATGAAAAAGATTATCTGAAGGCTCATAAATGCCTTGTTCTTTTTTTAATGATTTCCAACCAATTATTGTTGGATCTGTTTCATGAATAAATCTATCTGAGACATAAATGGCTCCAAGTCCTTCTGGTCCACATGCCCATTTATGAGAAGTTATTGAATATAAATCAGAATAAAAAACTTCTTTTTCAATATTTATGTGCCCAAAGGTTTGAGCACCATCAACAAGTAAATAAGAATCTGCTCGATTATTTTTTAATTCGATAGAAATTTGTTTTAAAGGAATTTTATATCCAAAGTTCCATAAGATATGAGAAATAATTAGTATCTTAGTCTTACTATTCAGATGTTTCAAAATCTCTAAAATTATATTTTCGTCGTTTAGATTTTTAAGTTTTTGGATCGGCAAAATTTTGAATATTAATTTATTTCTTCTACAAAATTCTCGACTTGCAGCCACTACTCCAGGATGTTCACAGTCACTTATTAACAGCTCTTCTCCCTCTTCTACTTTTATTCCCCAAAAGGGCAAAATCATACCGGAAGAGATATTCTCGGTTAAAGCTACATTCTTTGAATTTACACCTAATTTTTGTGCAATGATCCTTTTTGTGGTAAATATTTCTTTGTAAATAAAAGGCCACATATCATTAGTAAATGGTCCTAAATCTTGGATAATTTCCCACGTTTTAACTATGGCTTCTAAAGAAGATTTTGGTAATGGTCCTTGACCTCCATAGTTGAAATAATACTTATTTTTTAATGCTGGTATTTGATCTCTTAGATTATTTCTCATGGAAATTTAAGTTATATTTTTAAACTCTTGAATTTTTTAAATATTGCCTACTAAAGTTACTGTTCTAAATTCTATATCCTCAATTACTTTCCAAGGTTCAGCACTCCTTTCTGCAAATTCTAAATTTTTAAATCCTAGTTCTTTAAAGTCACTTATAAAGTCAGGTTCATACCATGCTCCACTAATACATCCTGTCCACAGATCATGATCATTTTGCAATCTTAAAGGAACTTTTTTGTTAGAGACAATATCGCTAATTGCAATTCTTCCATTATCGTTTAAAACTCTTTTTATATTTCTTAGAAGGTTATTTCTAGACTCTGGACTTACCAAGTTTAAAACGCAATTACTTAAAATAATATCAACTGATTTGTCGGCGATTAATGGACTTAAATCTTTATCTAATTCATCAAGTTTTTCAATTGAACCTTCTAGAAATTCTGTATTGTTGAAACCTATATTTTTTGTAACTTCTTTAGAGGCTGATCTAGATAAAGAAAGCATATCAGGATTCTGATCAACTCCAATAACTTTCCCTTCTTTTCCAACAATTTGGGCACAAATAAAAGCATTTTTGCCGCTACCACTTCCAAGATCTAAGACTGTATCGTTTTTTTGAACATATTTTGTTGGATCCCCACATCCATAGTCTCTTTCTATAACCTCTTGAGGAATTGCTTCAAGTAAAACGGGATTAAAACCAACTGGTGTACAAAGACAACTTTCTTTTTCTAGTGCGGCTGAACCATATCTTTCTTGAATCGCATCTTTATGATTGAATTGATTAGATGCTTTATTAGATGTGTTTGTATTACAGCAACTTTCAGACATATTTTTTAAAGGACTTTTGATAAATATAGCCCAAAAAAAAAGCCCTTGAAAAGGGGCTTTTAACTTGTTTAATTAAATTATTTAGTGTAATTAACACCTCTGTAATTTAATTCTGCTTTTTCATTACTTGAAGAAGCGTCAGCCATTCTATTGGTGTATACGTTTCTTCTGTAGGTAAGTTCAACAAGTTGCTTTTTAGCAGCTTCTTTGTTTTGAACGTAGTTTTTACCTCTGTAAGTTAAAGTAGTCATGTTTCGATGTGACAACACGGCCATCCCCCGTTCCATGGTATGACTCGAACTGCGCCCTCAAATGAGGGTGAACGAAAAAGTAGCAATTGCTACCAAATAATTATAAACGTATTTTTAGCTGCATGTCTAGCTTTTACAAATAGAAACGAAGATTTAATGTTTTTTTAATTATTATCTTAGGTAAATTTTTTTATAAATAGTCTCTAAAAAGGTTTATGTTTATATTTGGTTTAATCTTCATGTAACTATTTATTTATGACAGGTTTTTTATATTTCTTGGGAAATACTTTAAGGTGGCCAGTGTTAAAGCCAAAAGAATTTTTTTCACTACATGCTTATTTTTCAATTATTTATTTGATAACTTTTACTTTGAGTAAATATGATGTAAGCCAATCAAATTTAGTTTTTACTTTAGGAATTCTTGCACCTCTTTTAATCGCTATTGGTCAAGGACTTCCAATTGATTGCCTTGATATGGAATCATCTTTGTTGAAAGAATTAAAAGCTAAATAATATATATTTCAGTTAAAAATTTTTATAAAACCTGGACAACTTCGCTTATTTCAGGAATCATTTCTTTTAACTTTCTTTCAATACCCATTTTGAGAGTCATAGTGCTACTTGGGCAACTACCACATGCTCCTTGAAGTCTGACTTTGACAATTGGACCATCTATTTCTGCAATCTCAACATTACCTCCATCAGAAATTAAAAAAGGTCTTAGCTCGTCAAGGACTTTTTCTACATTTTGGTTTGTCAGAGAGAGTGTTTCAGTACTCATAATTTTGGATTAACTTTATAATAAGCCTAGAAAGAAATCTGATTAATTGCAAAAAAGATAATTTTCTGTTGTGACTTCATCTAAAAATCCCACTAATGACAATAGCTACTTTGATGCAGTCTTAGTAGGAGCAGGGATAATGAGTAGTACTTTAGCCCTCATAATTTCAGAAGTTTTACCAGATATAAAATTTCTTATTATAGAAAAATTAAATGCTCCAGGAAGTGAAAGTACTGGTGCTTTTAATAATGCAGGTACAGGACATGCGGCTAATTGCGAATTAAACTATACCCCTTTAGATGAAAAAGGAAATCTAAAAATAGATAAAGCGCTCTCAATAAATCGTTCTTTTGAAACATCCATGTCTTTATGGGCCTCATTGTATGAAGCAGGGAAGATTGATATTAAGAAGTTTCTAAAATTTATTCCTCATATTAGCTTTGTTTCTGGTCAGGATAATATTTCTTTTTTAAAAAAAAGATTTCAGAAAATGAACGAAAATCCTGAATTTATCGATATGGAATTTTCTACATCTTTTGATGAAATTTCATCATGGGCTCCTTTAATAACAAAAGATAGAAATCCATCTACTCAAATTGCTGCTACCAGAATAGGTAGAGGAACTGATATCAATTTTGAGGCTTTAACCAAAGAGTATTTGTCATTAGTTTCTTTAAACAAAAATGTTGAAATTAGATACAAAACAGAATTAGTAGATTTAAAGAAAATTGATAAAAAACATTGGGAACTAGAAATCAGTTCTGAAGGTAGAAAAACTTCAATTAGAACTGGCTACGTTTTTCTTGGTGCTGGTGGAAAAACAATTAATTATTTACAAAAATCAAAAATTCCAGAAGCAAAAAGTTATGGTGGATTTCCTGTTAGTGGGAAATGGCTTATTTGCGAGAAAAAAGATCTAACAGAAAAACATAACTCAAAAGTTTATGGTAAAGCTGATATTGGATCGCCACCAATGTCTGTGCCTCATTTAGACACCAGATGGATTGATAATAAAAAACTTCTTTTATATGGACCTTTTGCTGGATTTACAACGAAATTTCTAAAACAAAGTTCATACTTTGACTTATTTAGTTCAATTAAAAAGAATAATATTTTTTCTATGTTAGACGTTGGTTTTAAGAACAACGATTTAATTAATTACCTAATATCACAATCATTAAAGAACCATAACTCAAGAGTTGAGAATTTAAAGAATATGATGCCATCAGCTAATCCTTCTGATTGGTATTTAAAGAATGCTGGTCAAAGAGTCCAAATAATTAAAAAAACTGAAGGTGGTGGTTCTTTGAAATTTGGAACTGAGATTGTAAATTCATCTGATGGATCATTATCTGCTTTGTTGGGAGCCTCTCCAGGAGCAAGTACTGCGGTTTCAATTATGGTTGAAGTTCTAGAAAAATCTGTTTTATTTTTAAACGATAAGCATAATCTCCAAAAAAAAATAAATGACTTAATTTATCCAGAACTATTAGTCTCTGAAAATTACAGTACCTTCATAAAAGAAATTAAAAAAAGAAATAATTCCATTTTTGGTTTCCATCCATAATTCTAATTAGCTAGTATTAATCAAGATGTAATAAGAGGAGAATTTTCTTTCTATATGACTGATATATCGGTTTCAAAAATTAGGAATTTCTGCATAATCGCTCATATTGACCATGGTAAATCTACCCTTGCAGATAGGTTGCTTCAAGATACTGGTACTGTGCAGCAAAGGGATATGCAAGAACAATTTTTGGACAGTATGGATCTTGAAAGAGAGAGAGGAATTACTATCAAGTTACAGGCCGCTAGAATGAAATATAAAGCTGACGATTCCCAAGAATATGTTTTGAACTTAATAGATACCCCAGGGCATGTTGATTTCTCTTATGAGGTTAGTAGATCTCTTCAAGCTTGCGAAGGCGCCTTACTTGTTGTTGATGCAAGTCAAGGAGTAGAAGCTCAAACCTTGGCTAATGTTTATCTTGCCTTAGAAAATAATCTTGAAATAATTCCTGTTTTAAATAAAGTTGATTTACCAGGGGCTGATGCTGAAAAAATAAAACAAGAAATAGAGGAAATTATCGGACTTGATACATCTAATGCAATAAATTGTTCAGCAAAAACTGGAGTTGGTATTAAAGATATTTTGGAATCAATCGTTAGAAGAGTACCTCCTCCTCAAGATGAAATTAAACTACCTACTAAGGCACTGATTTTTGATTCTTACTATGATCCGTACAGGGGAGTTATAGTTTATTTCAGGGTGATATCCGGGTCTCTTAATAAGAGAGAAAAAATATTATTAATGGCAAGTAAGAAAAATTATGAACTAGATGAGATAGGAATAATGGCGCCTGATCAGCAGCAAGTTGATGAATTACATGCAGGGGAAGTTGGTTATTTAGCTGCTTCTATAAAATCAGTTGCTGATGCGAGAGTGGGAGATACGATTACTCTTTTAAATTCACCTGCCAATGATCCTTTGCCTGGATACAAGACAGCAAATCCTATGGTTTTTTGTGGCTTATTCCCGACTGATGCTGATCAATTCCCAGATTTAAGAGTATCACTCGAAAAATTACAATTATCTGATGCAGCTTTAAAATATGAGCCCGAAACTAGTAGCGCAATGGGCTTCGGATTTAGGTGCGGATTCCTAGGACTTCTTCATATGGAGATTGTTCAAGAAAGATTAGAAAGAGAATATGACTTGGATCTGATAGTAACGGCACCATCAGTTATTTATAAAGTTAATTTAAATCAGCAGGAACATATCTTTATTGATAATCCTTCTACAATTCCTGATCCACAACTTAGAGAATCAATAGAAGAGCCTTATGTGAAAATGGAAATTTATGCTCCCAATGAATTTAATGGAACATTAATGGGTTTATGTCAAGAAAGAAGGGGAGTATTTATAGATATGAAATACATAACAACAGATAGAGTTACCTTGATTTATGAAATTCCATTAGCAGAAGTTGTTACAGATTTCTTTGATCAAATGAAAAGTAGAACCCAAGGTTATGCATCAATGGAATATCATTTGATTGGCTATAGAAAAAATGACCTTGTTAGATTAGATGTTCTAATAAATTCAGAAAGAGCAGATCCATTAACTTCTATTGTTCATAAAGATAAGGCTTATGGAATTGGCAGAAGTTTAGTTGAGAAATTAAAAGAACTTATTCCAAAACAACAATTTAAAATACCTATTCAAGCATCAATCGGTAGCAGGATTATTGCAAGTGAAAGTATCAGTGCTTTGCGAAAAGATGTTTTATCTAAATGTTATGGAGGGGATATTTCTAGGAAAAAGAAACTTTTAAAGAAACAAGCCAAAGGTAAAAAGAGGATGAAGGCAATGGGTAAAGTTGAAGTCCCTCAAGAAGCTTTTATGGCAGTCTTGAAATTAAACCAGTAATTTCTTTTAATTTAAAATTTATAGCTATTTATTTTTAAAAGAATTGGTATATTTCATTTATATCTGTAAAAAAAGATTTTGGATATTAACTCATTTAATCGTGTCGGCGCAAATATCAGAAAAGCTGGATTTTTAATTGTACTTTTTTATCTTCTTGTTGTTTTAATAATGAAATTCTTAGAGGCCAATAATTTTTTTGGCTATTCATTTTCAATGTTAAGCAATGATATCTTTGCCCCTCCTTCTCTTAATCATTTTTGTGGCACAGATAGATTAGGAAGAGATGTTTGCTTAAGAACTTTGCAAGGATCATCATTAGCGATAGAAGTTGTATTCTTAGCTATTCTTTTTTCATTAAGTTTGGGTTTGCCATTGGGATTATTAAGCGGATATTTTGGGGGTTTTTTTGATAAATGCTTATCACTAATAATGGATACTATTTTTTCAATACCTGTAATTTTGCTTTCAGTTGTTGTGGCTTTTGTATTGGGTAAAGGTATCCTTAACGCGGCTTTGGCATTGTGTATTGTTTACTCTCCTCAATATTTTAGATTAATCAGAAATCAGACAATATTGGTTAAATCCGAAACTTATGTGGAGGCAGCTCAAGTTGCAGGAGCTGATGTTAAAAAAATTATTTTTAAATATATTCTCCCAAATGTAATAACACCATTACCTATTCTGCTTACCCTAAATGCTGCAGATGCTGTTTTGGTATTAGGAAGTTTAGGATTTTTAGGCCTTGGTGTTCCTGCAGATGTCCCAGAATGGGGAAGTGATTTAAATCTGGCTCTTGCCGCTTTACCTACAGGTATCTGGTGGACGGCTTTGTTCCCAGGTTTGGCAATGTTTTTTTTAGTTTTAGGTCTTTCTTTTATAGGAGAGGATCTTGAAGAAATTTTTGATAGTCAAAATTCTGAATAAATTTAGTTATCTGTAATAGGATCAAGTTCTCCTAGATCATTCAACTTTGGATATTCTTTAGCTGATTTTTTATACACCTCAGCTAATTCTGGGTAACACCATTCAAAAAGTGTTTTTTGATATTCATCTGTATTTAAACCTTCTCCATTAGCGGGCAATATACCTTTATTTTTTCTTTGGCGAATAGCTTCAAATAATAATATGGAAGCAGCAACTGAAACATTTAGGGATTGAACCATACCTCTCATAGGTATAAAAATTGATTGATCAACCATTGATATAAGTTCATCACTTAGTCCCCATTTTTCTGCACCTAAAACAAAACATGTATTTTGAGAATAATCAAAATTTCTATAATCTACTGATTCACTATTAAGAGTTGTTCCATATAATTTAAAACCCTTATTCTTTAAATCAGATATTGCCTTGATAGTGTTTTTATGATTATTTAGTTTTACCCATTTTTGACTTCCTTGAGCAGTACTATTAAAAGTCTTAACGGCATTCATTTTGCTAATAAAATTTGCTTCGAAAACTCCTGCCGCATCACATGTCCTTAATATCGCAGATAAATTATGTGGTTTATTGACATCCTCAACTAGAACAGTCAAGTTTTTCATTCTGCAATCTAAAACACTTTTGATTCGTTCAAATCTTCTTGGCAAAATTGACATTTATAATTTTTTCACACTTTTAAATTATATTCAAAAAATATTGATTACCTATTAAATCTCTTGGTTTATAATATTTTGGTAGTTTGAATTAACTCAATGGCATACATAGAATGGGACTATACAGTAATAACAAGTATGGTAGAAAAACAAGGGTGGCATTTACCTGAGCGTGAATCGGAGGAATGGAATAAATTTAACGATGAATTAGGAGAAAAAATGAGAGGTGTTGGACTTATTTTTGAAAAATATTGTAAATTTACTCCTGACGTAGGAGAAGGAGTTCATCTTTTAGATGACTGATGATAAATAGTTTTAAACCATTGATGTATCCCTTAATCAATGGCTTATTAATTTATAAGATAATATAATTTCACCAAATTAGAACTCTCAATTATAAAGGCTTTATAAAGCTTGTAACCTATAAAAATTTTTTATTCCACAAAAAAGTTATTTAAATTCTATATTTGTATAAAAATATGAAAAATAAATTAATCTTTTTATTCGATGGTGGCTGTCCACTTTGTTTGAGAGAAACAAATTTTTTAAAAAAAAGAGACATCTTAAATCAAATTGTATTTATAGATATTAATAGTAATGATTATGATCAAAGTCTTTTTAATGACATCTCATATTCAGAAGCCATGTCAAACCTACATGGGATTATGGAAAATGGAGAAATTATTAGGGGACTAGATGTACTTGCATATTCTTATGAATTAGTTGGTTTAGGTTGGGTTTATTACCCCTTGAAGATTAAGCTCTTGTCTCCATTATTGAGACTGGTTTACAGATATTGGGCAAAATATAGACTTCAAATTACAGGTAGATCAGATATTGAAAAACTTTGTACCTCTCAATGTGAACAATAAATATGGAAAGTATCGATATAGACAGAATAATAGAGATGTGTTGGGAAGATAGAACACCCTTTGAAGCTATCAAGTATCAATTTGGTTTGAAAGAGGAAGATGCGATAAAAATTATGCGTCAAAATCTTAAACCCAAATCCTTCAAAGTCTGGAGAAAGAGAGTTTCGGGAAGAAATACAAAACATATGGCGCTTAAAGATTCAACTAGATTTAAATCTACTCATAAAAGAAAATTATAAATTTTGAAAAATCTTTCTACTAAAACTTGTCCTGTTTGCAATAGGCCGTTCGAGTGGCGTAAAAAATGGAAAAACTGTTGGGATGATGTTATCTACTGTTCAAAAAGATGCAGTATTAGGAAGTCGCAAAGATGAAACAAGTATCAATTATTTTCCCGAATCAACTTTTTAGAGAAAGCCCAATCTTAAAAATAAATTGTGAAGTTTTGATTTTGGAAGACTCATTATTTTTTGGAAATGATAAATTTCATAAATTAATTAACCATAAAAACAAGTTAGTTTTTCATAGAGCATCTATGCTCGCTTATAAAAATTATTTAGAAATATCTGGCTTTAAAGTGTTATATATCGAAAACAAGAATAATGTTTCTACAGTTGAGTACTTATCGGAATTTATTAAAAATAAATATCAGAAAATAAATCTCATTGACCCTCATGATTTTTTAATAATGAAGAGGATTAATAATTTTGTTGAAAGTAATAATTTGGCTTTAAATATTTTGCCTTCTCCTATGTTTATGAGCAGTGAAAATTTAAAAGAGTTATTTGAATCAAATACAAAAAAACCTCTTATGGGGAGATTTTATGAAAATCAAAGAAAGAGCCAAAAGATATTAGTTAATTCGGATGACACACCTGAAGGCGGTAAATGGAGTTTCGATGAGATGAATAGAAAAAAATTACCCAAAAAAATCAGCATCCCTAATACGCCTAAATTACCAAAAAATAAATTTGTAATTCATGCCGAAAAGGTATTGGCCAATTTAGATGTTGATTTTATTGGAGAAAGTAATAACTTTTTATATCCAACTAATTTTGATGAGGCAGATCAATGGTTAAATGATTTTTTTATACATAAATTTTTCTTGTTTGGAGATTATGAAGATGCTATTTCTAAAGAAAATTCTTTTTTATGGCATAGTTTACTTTCTCCTCTTTTAAATAGTGGCTTACTAACGCCAAATGAAGTAGTAAATAAAGCATTACTTTTTGCCAAAAATAATAATGTTCCAATTAACTCTTTAGAGGGTTTTATTCGTCAAATTATTGGATGGAGAGAATTTATTTGCCTTGTTTATAAGAAGTATGGAACAAAAATGCGAAATAGTAATTTCTGGAATTTTGAAGATAAGCCAATTCCAAAATCTTTTTATCAAGGAAATACAGGAATTGAACCAGTAGACGTTGTTATAAAAAATATTATTAAATTTGGTTATTGTCATCATATTGAGCGGCTAATGATTTTGGGCAACTTTATGCTTCTATGTAGAATTCACCCCAACCAAGTTTATAAATGGTTTATGGAAATGTTTATTGATTCCTATGATTGGGTTATGGTCCCAAATGTTTACGGAATGAGTCAGTTTAGTGATGGAGGAATCTTTTCAACAAAGCCATATATATCAAGTTCTAATTATGTAAAAAAAATGTCTAATTTTAAAAGTGGCCCATGGTGTGAAATATGGGATGGCTTATTTTGGAAATTTATTAAAGATAATGAAAGCTTTTTTAGAAAGCAATATCGTCTGGCAATGTTAACGAAAAACCTTGATAAAATGTCAGAGGAAAAATTAAATAATCACTTAAAAACGGCCGATAGATTTTTAAGAGATATTCGATAAATCAAAAGTAATAACCTACATTTGTTTTTGAAAAATTAAAATAATATTATATTATTACGAAATATTACAGATCAATGTTAGTTTAAATAAAACAAAATACTCCTAATGGAAATTGGATCACTTTTTTTGAAAAGTACTTTGACTGGTATTATCACTTTTCCCGAATTAGATTGGATAACTACCCATCAATCTGATTTCACAAGGTTAGAGGAATCTGTAGCTATTAAGTTAGGTAGAATGCTTGATTCAGGTTCTATAAATATAGGTTGCCGTTTAAATTCGTGATTAATTTTTTATTTTATTAATGAAGTATCAAAAAGAGAAAAAATTATTTTTTCGCGAAAGAATTCATTCTTTAAATATCTTTCTTTTTTTAGGATTTAATCTAACACTCATTTCTACATTAGGTTTTATTTTGTTAAATTCTTCAATTGAAAAAGTAGTTTAAATTTTTTGTATATTAAAGTTATCTTTAAAAACAAATTATATTTTGAGTATTGGATATTTACAAAGAAAAGCAGCTTGGGAAATTTTATTAAAAGTAAGTTCTGGTGATTTTTGCGATCATGCCCTTGAAAAGGTCTTAAACAATTATCAATTTAATCCGCTTGATATTGCTTTTATTACTGAATTATCTTTTGGATGTATAAGGTATAGAAAATTTCTTGATCTTTGGATGGATCATACATCAAAAATTACTCATAAAAAGCAGCCTCCAAAGTTAAGATGGCTTCTACATATAGGTTTATATCAACTATTGAAAATGGATAAAATTCCATTTCCTGCTGCTATTTCTACCACTGTAGAAGTAGCTAAAAAAACAGATTTAAATGGTTTAGCCGGAACTTTAAATGCGATATTGAGAAATGCATCAAGAAAATTAGAACAAAAAATTTTTCCGGAATTATCTTCTGATAGAAAAGAAAGAATTTCATATCTTGAATCATTTCCATTATGGCTTGTGAAGGATCTTTATAAATGGGTCGGCAATAGCGAGGGTGAAAATATCATTAAGGCATTTAATAAAAAACCATCAATTGATTTAAGAATTAACCAATTAAAAATTAATTTAGATGAATTTATGGAATTACTTCATGAAAATAAAATTGATGCTGAAATTATTAAAGATTTACATAATGGAATTACTTTAATATCTAATCCAAGATCTATAAAAAATTTACCAGGATATACTGATGGATTTTGGACAATTCAAGATAGATCTTCTCAGTGGATAGCACCTCTCTTAAATCCACAAGAAGGTGAAAAGATTTTAGATGCTTGTGCAGCGCCGGGAAGTAAGTCTACCCACCTAGCAGAATTAACAAATGATAGTGCTGAAATCATTGCCGTAGATAGATCAGCAAAAAGATTGAAAATACTGCAATCAAATTTAGAAAGGTTAAATTTGAAATCTGTTAATACCCTTAAGGCTGATGC from Prochlorococcus marinus XMU1402 includes the following:
- a CDS encoding 16S rRNA (cytosine(967)-C(5))-methyltransferase, translated to MSIGYLQRKAAWEILLKVSSGDFCDHALEKVLNNYQFNPLDIAFITELSFGCIRYRKFLDLWMDHTSKITHKKQPPKLRWLLHIGLYQLLKMDKIPFPAAISTTVEVAKKTDLNGLAGTLNAILRNASRKLEQKIFPELSSDRKERISYLESFPLWLVKDLYKWVGNSEGENIIKAFNKKPSIDLRINQLKINLDEFMELLHENKIDAEIIKDLHNGITLISNPRSIKNLPGYTDGFWTIQDRSSQWIAPLLNPQEGEKILDACAAPGSKSTHLAELTNDSAEIIAVDRSAKRLKILQSNLERLNLKSVNTLKADATSLIELNPKFISYFDKILLDAPCSGIGTLSRNPDSRWSLSQEKIKSLTLLQEKLLESIFPLLKKGGILVYSTCTICPDENNLLIERFIEKNKTLKLVSQKQILPSLDYPGDGFYSAIISYKS